The following are encoded together in the Paludisphaera mucosa genome:
- a CDS encoding VOC family protein yields MPGRERKVGEFCWINMLTSRPEDAKAFFGELLGWTYGEIPGMGWFIEVGSSKIGGLFDLDGPNTPPGTPAGIGVMVKVDDADATGEKAKALGGSAKPAFDVGPPGRMAEIFATDGAAIDVWQPNQMPGTDVDAGLAGAPSWFETMTHDGERASRFYADLFGWTAEKSPNPAVDYTIFKLDGANIAGQLTVPADAGYPPPFWAVYFTVDDPDATAKKAVELGGQVIVPPTDIPAVGRFCALKSPQGVYFYTVHYTMVPSAST; encoded by the coding sequence ATGCCGGGTCGCGAGCGCAAGGTCGGCGAGTTCTGCTGGATCAACATGCTCACGTCCCGCCCGGAGGACGCCAAGGCCTTCTTCGGCGAGCTGCTGGGCTGGACGTACGGCGAGATCCCGGGGATGGGCTGGTTCATCGAGGTCGGGTCGAGCAAGATCGGCGGCCTGTTCGACCTGGACGGGCCCAACACCCCGCCGGGGACGCCGGCCGGGATCGGCGTCATGGTCAAGGTCGACGACGCCGACGCGACGGGTGAGAAGGCCAAGGCGCTCGGCGGTAGTGCCAAGCCCGCGTTCGACGTCGGCCCGCCCGGCCGCATGGCCGAGATCTTCGCGACCGACGGCGCCGCGATCGACGTCTGGCAGCCGAACCAGATGCCCGGCACCGATGTCGACGCCGGGCTCGCCGGAGCGCCGAGCTGGTTCGAGACGATGACCCACGACGGCGAGCGGGCCTCGCGGTTCTACGCCGACCTCTTCGGCTGGACGGCCGAGAAGTCGCCGAACCCGGCGGTCGACTACACCATCTTCAAGCTCGACGGAGCCAATATCGCGGGCCAGTTGACGGTCCCCGCCGACGCGGGCTATCCGCCGCCGTTCTGGGCCGTCTATTTCACCGTCGACGACCCCGACGCGACCGCGAAGAAGGCCGTCGAACTGGGAGGCCAGGTGATCGTCCCCCCGACCGACATCCCGGCCGTGGGCCGCTTCTGCGCCCTCAAGTCGCCGCAGGGCGTCTACTTCTACACCGTCCACTACACGATGGTTCCGTCTGCATCGACCTGA
- a CDS encoding sigma-70 family RNA polymerase sigma factor, translated as MPAAKPARGSILDPYLSVIGEVPLLSAEEERDLAGHIARGDAAARNHLVRANLRLVVKVARQFLGRGLPLEDLVADGNLGLIRAADGFDPSAGCRFTTYACLWIKQAIRRSLTNTGRPIRLPCHVVQMLSKWRRAAGELERALGRTPTHEEIGDSLELSPRQKADMEQSLRLLEILGRCNEAWPGEDGGVLKVIADERTLGAEEQVIAAEDVAGLHARLGVLSNRESEILRLRFGLGACERRTLAEVGRAVGGCTPERVRQIETRALAKLRETADRTRPRTPVARVGRRAPRPAAGASAKDLGIHAVESRSS; from the coding sequence TTGCCCGCCGCAAAACCCGCCCGTGGAAGCATCCTCGATCCCTATCTGTCCGTCATCGGCGAGGTCCCCCTGCTGTCGGCCGAGGAGGAGCGCGACCTCGCCGGCCACATCGCGCGCGGGGACGCCGCGGCTCGCAATCATCTGGTGCGGGCCAACCTGCGCCTGGTCGTCAAGGTCGCCCGCCAGTTCCTCGGCCGGGGGCTCCCCCTGGAGGACCTGGTCGCGGACGGCAACCTGGGCTTGATCCGGGCGGCCGACGGCTTCGACCCCTCGGCCGGTTGCCGCTTCACGACCTACGCCTGCCTTTGGATCAAGCAGGCGATCCGCCGCTCGCTGACGAACACCGGCCGGCCGATCCGACTGCCGTGCCACGTGGTCCAGATGCTGAGCAAGTGGCGGCGGGCGGCGGGCGAGCTGGAACGGGCCCTCGGACGGACTCCGACGCACGAGGAGATCGGCGACTCCCTGGAACTGAGCCCGCGTCAAAAGGCCGACATGGAGCAGTCGCTGCGGCTCCTCGAAATCCTGGGCCGCTGCAACGAAGCCTGGCCCGGCGAGGACGGAGGCGTCCTGAAGGTGATCGCCGACGAGCGGACCCTCGGCGCCGAGGAGCAAGTCATCGCCGCCGAAGACGTCGCCGGCCTGCACGCGAGGCTGGGCGTCCTGAGCAACCGGGAATCCGAGATCCTCAGGCTGCGATTCGGCCTGGGCGCCTGCGAGCGGAGGACGCTCGCGGAGGTCGGCCGGGCCGTCGGCGGCTGCACCCCCGAACGCGTCCGCCAGATCGAAACCCGGGCCCTCGCGAAGCTGCGCGAGACGGCCGACCGGACCCGTCCCAGGACGCCCGTCGCCCGCGTCGGTCGCCGCGCTCCGAGGCCCGCCGCGGGCGCATCGGCGAAGGACCTCGGCATCCACGCCGTCGAGAGCCGGTCCTCCTGA